The genomic interval AAGCTTTATCCAATGGTAGACCCAACCTTTCAAACTTGCAGGAGCCACGGCCCTATAGGCTCCCATGGTACTGCCATCACTGGGCAGAGTGCAAGGCTGAATAATTCAAGGGGGCATGACCCTTGAATTGAAAACAAAGCGAGATATGAAAGTTAAGATGTCTGAATCTCATGATAACTTAATTGATAGCATTGCAATCAGTGACAGTCTTGACAAAGATGTAATTGGAGGCTTGGAGCACAAAATTATGTCAGGTTTAGATCAAAACAGAAAGATATCGGGAAACATAAAAATGGATGGGCAAAAAACACAGACTTGTCACTGCAATTACAAATGATTTTTGGTGGGTTATTAATAGATGAACTTAGGTTATTGTATCCAAGATATATTTTGGCAAGTTACTCGTAAACAATACTAAGTAAATGTGGAGAACAGAAGCTAAATGCATTGCTAGCGAACATAGAATTATTGATAACTAATGAGTAAGCTTTTAAGTTTAAAGTaagaaaatatagttttatgTTGTACCTCGGGTTGAGAGAAAGCCAATTGCTTTATTTTGGTGAAGTTCTTGGATGAACCCCCTTCAACCACATATGATGCAAGGGTGAAAGGAGCCCCAACAAAACCAAGAACCGCAGCTTCATCTTTAACCTGATGAAGAAAGAAATGCTTGGTTAGTAAACCTTGCCCAGCatatctaaagaaaaaaaacctttgGTAAAGAGTTTTTATCCACTAAGATTTCtaacaaataaaatcatgaacaGCTAAAAACCAATTACTCACAACCAATTAAGCAAAGTCTATGAAATATTGACCTCATCTCTCAAAATAGACAGTGCTTCACCAACATAAGGAACGAACTCTTCTGGAACAAACTCTCTCACTTGATCAACATCACCTGATGTTCTTAAAGGACTATATATGACAGGACCTTTCCCTTTCACTATATCAAATGGTATGTTCATACCCGGGAGAGGAGTCAGGATGTCAGAAAACAAAATAACCTGCCACAAGAAAAATTATGCATAATTAATACACATAAGAATTAGGAGCATTTTGgcaaataatcaaagaaataaagtgCAGCATGGATAAAGAAATTTGTGCTACATAACTTCATGACCAATTTAATTAAGCTTTTTGCTGATACTTGTTTCTAAAGACAATAAGGAGATGCAACATTGATCCACAAATACTAAAATAGAACAGGAAAAAGGAGAAATAAATAATGCATAGTTGTTCTTTCAACCAGTACATTGAAACTATTAAGAACAATATAGACATGGAATGAACACAATGTAagttaaaatgaaacaatatttCAGGCAGGTACCCAgccaaaagaatatatattgaACATATACGAAGAATTATTGCATTCAAGATGCATTTCCGCATACTGTTTTCATATCTAAAGAGGTTCTTTGACAACAGCTTACTTGCATAAGTTTGTAATAATAAGTCCTGAATCACCAAGCTATTATTTCATACTTAACAACAGGATGAAGAAGGTGACAGAAAACTATGGGCAAAAAAGATCTTACTCCATCAGGTTTGAAAACTTTCCATGGTTGTAGAGagatttcaacaacaagatctaCATTTTCTGATCTTTCACGAAATGAAGGGTACTTCTCACATATCATTTGATAACTCTGTAAAGACCAATATAGAATTGATATAAGATTCCTAAGCATAAAAAGTAAACATTTTCTtccacagaaaaaaaaaaagaatagagcTTAACCATTCAAGAAAACACAACGcgcaaaaacacacacacacacacacacatgcacaaaGATATTAGCAAAGGGAACAAATTTGGAAATTAGACTCTGTTCCATCTCCTTCCAGTGCTGgataagaaattttataatttaaccaCAACTTTTAGAGACACCTTACACCAAAATGTAAGAACTAGTCTACCAATGTCCCATCAATCCTTATGCCCAGGCAATACAACTGGAATAGTGAGCCCACATATTTTCAAATAGCGAAGCTCAGCGGCAAGAATAAACTGAATTCTACTTCACATCAACACTTGACATATTTCAAACATGAATAGCTTATGgtgttaaaaatttttttagcaattatTAGACCTGCCTTCATGTACCTCCCTGCTTGTCTCATAAGCCAAACTGGGGGTCTATCGACTTTGCCACCCCGGACAGCATGTAGTAGTAGCGGCTCCGCCAAGTTTGCAACTTTTGGTTCTGCAACAACttcttcacaaaaaaaaagaagctaaaTTTAGACCTTTCCAGTGTACAAAACCAGGTTGCATGAGATTCCAGATGAATTCAACCTAATTGGAGATTATAATGAAGACTACAACAATTCAGACTCAAATGAATGCTCCAACAAGTCTTATAATGAGTAGTAGCATTTCAAACATGTAGTAGAATGTAGTAGCATTTCAAACAAGTCTCACAACGAGGACTACAACAATTCAGTGAATGCTCCATTAATGAGAAAGTTCATCTAAAATTCCatcttttaaacagaaaaaaaccaaattaagaAACCCTAATTGGAAAATGACCACATagattgaaataaaaaagaagtaataCCTCCAACGACGCATCGGATTGCGAACTGCTTCGATTTGATTCGAGATCTCGCGGAAATCGAAGGTGATGAGATTGAAAACGGGCTATAAATGCACGCCATTTCAACCCCAAATTCTTTTGCCCTAATTCCTCAAAAAACCTTCGAAATTTCCCAAAATCGAATTCTGACCAGAAAGAAGACCTTCTCGCTCCCACAGTCTTCCAGCATGAATTTACTTGACTACCCTTGTAGATGTTGATCTCTATATAACAGTAGCTCTTTGTGTCTCCGTTAATATCCATTGATCATGGGGGTGTTTTCGGGATTTACTGGAAATATATCTTATCTTACACCAGTGTTTAGCTTATCCAGATATGGAGCTGAGTGATTGGATGTGTATATTTCCTACATTTTCTTAAGataaattttcctttttctctttgaaaGCTTATAATTAcatgaataatttaataaatttaccACTCTTTCTAATCACCAGAAATGGCAACTACtcatcattaatttttaaaaaataaaacagtatGATAAAtcttatcaaatatatatacatatatgaagaTCAATTCTCTATagacatttataaaaacaaaaaaatttataaatgttcATTATCAATCTggatcaaagatccaacaactaacattgataaataataattactacagtaatatatatagtaattattatttgaaataatatagtaaataataatattattcatcAATATCAACCGTTAGATCACGATCCAGCGTGATCCATCAACTAGACGCTCATATTAGAtgtaaattctatatatatatacatgatcattttgaagtgAACTTTTGAGCATACACTGAGTGTTCACTTCATTCAACAAAAACTGGGATTCATTTCATAATATGTTCATTGTATTGTAACATTGGACATGAAGCAGATAAAAGAGGAAAACAGAAAACCAAAAACTTTTGATTTAGAACTTGAATCTCTATTCACAATATATAGCCAAATGACTTGCCCTGATTCTGATCTTTGTCTCCATTGATCAAGAAGACCATGAATCCCCAATGTACCTGCAATAGCAAAATACGGGAGTTAGAGGCGCGGCAATCAGAGTATGCAGAGACATTGTAAGAGAAAAGGGTCGGGCGAGACCAATCATCACTTTCAAAGCTCTTGAATTCATCGAGGTCATCGTAATTCAGTGAGTCTCTAAATCGCTGTGTTTTACAAAAAACCGGAAATAATCAAAACCACGAAATGTGAGTGTTAATTTTGATTAGAAGAACAGAAGGATTAATAGTTTACAAACCGGATCAAACTTCCCCACCGTTGCTGAATCAGCTTCATCATCAGcctaaaagaaatacaacatgtATTAATGTGATCTAGATTTGTCATTCGCATTTCAGATAACATTTGTGCACAtctaaattgtttattttaccAAGCAAAACATTGCTTACCTTTGATATGACACGCCCCTCTTTTAGCAACATTTTGTGATAAATTGAATTTATCTCCTCAGCTTTGATAATATAAGGACTCCTCTCCtttaataaatgaaacaaatcaAGGTCAAAAGTTAGCTAACATGTTTGGTGGTAGCTTTCATACAGACAAAATTCAGttaaacaagcaagcattaCCTCTTGTGACATATTAATCCACTGATTGAATCCTTCTTGTTCAATCTTTAATACATTTATGGTCTTGAATGTTTTCTCAAAGCTCTCCCTGCACAACCAGACAAGGATGACATAGCAGGACATACGATaagttataaattaaaaaaaaaaacatttacattatgttgaaatttttaaagaaaaaaagtggTTGCATTGTATAGAAAAACAAAGACGATTTCCACCAAATTTTTCCGTGAAATATTAAATGATGGCTGCTTTTCGACAAGAGGACCACACAGAGTTTGGAAGAGACCAGGTTCATGGAAAGTCAAAATTCaattagtttgattaaaaaaaccaaatgaagACTACTGCAATGCAGTGATGCAATTTCCCAACTCCACCAATGGATTCAATCTCATATGAATACTGTTACCTCTTCAAGAAGTAAGGAAGTTAAAAAGCATTCAAAAAGCACATCAATCTTATTGCAACTTTTTCTAAAAGAGATTCACATGAACATTCAGATACCATGGCCATGAAATCAATGCTTGTAAACATTCCAGCAATTGATACAACAGTTTATTGGCAAGAGACAAACCGATACAAAACTTGCCCCAcatcaaattttataataaacattCTACTAAAAGTGCAGCAATTTGTACATATGCTTATTTGCAAGTGACAAACCCAAATCAAACTAGAACCTTAAGCTTTAATGACAAACATTCTCCTAGGATCGGAACAGGGCATGTCAGTACATCGATTTTATTGCCAAGCAACAAAGCAATACAAAACCTACCCAACCTTAAGCATTATCTCAGCATTAAAAATGATACCAATTCAAGTTTGTGCCAAAACATTAATAGCAGACCAACAATGTGATACTTCCCACAATGGTCAAGTGATTATAATTTAGGTAAAGCAACAAGAACAAAGCTTGTAGaacataaaaaatttccaaagatGAGTCTTCTATaccacaataaaaacaaaccaaatataaagataataatGAATCAATAGACAAAAAAACATGATCTATTCTGTACCAATCCCAATGTCAATGGAAAGAACTCAAATAACTAATTCATTTGTTCATTAAGAAGAATCAATGCAAAATATATTACATGAAGAAGCGGAAAGGAGATCTCGGCTGAAGAGAAATGCCCAAACTTGAAGAATCACGTTTGGCTCTCTTTTGCCCGCAATCATGCATGTCCAGGAGAACAATCGGAACTGAAACACCACATCGCTCACTGCCAAAACTCAAAAAGATCCAAACTTTACAAGCTAAACcatgaaaagataaaaggagattgaagaaagaaattagggtttaaatttaGTGATTGcaaggaaaagatgaagaaaaatacCATTTTTGATAGGCGCTTCCATCTGGAGCTCGACAAGGAGCTCGAACCCTCTTCCGAGCTCTCAGACCATTCGCCATTGACGATCTCCTGATCGATCTCTGCTccccaaatgaaaagaagagctCAAAAGccttcccaaaaagaaaaaaatcgaaaaaaaaaaaagccttttTTTTCCAGTTAAAATGCTTTTCCATTATATGAAACTCATTAGCCTAAAAAGAAGCGCCAAAAGAAACGagaattactaaaaataaataaatacataaataaataatgctcTTATACCCCAGTAAAAGTTGGAAATTGCTAGTGTACCTTTTTGATGATCAATAGTAGTTTATATGATTATGCTTTAGGATTAAAagttaatttgaaatttgtataaataaataaatgaataattttttttatcgaTCTTTTTATTGGTTTTCTCTCTCATCCTAGATGGATGAAGGGGGTTGAGATAGGCTTGTAACTTGTTtagttttttggtttatttttaattgaatttatttatatagatatatatataagtaaattttttataattatgtaatttataatGATCAATTTCCATTTTTcagttgaattttttaaaaaatttcgtTATACGGCTATAAAAGTTGGTTTGTACGCTTAATTTATGCTTTTGagaataacttttttttttgtcactttgTTGGTTAATGATAGTTAAGaatcttaaataaaaattataataatttacaaaGCTACACAgaaataattaaagattttataGGGGTgtaaaagtaattaaattttcaCCACCCAAAAACAATTAACCGCGCAGATTTCAAATACCGGTTGTTTTAAGGCGGGAACAAAACGcttcatcaaataaaaacacgCCACGTGTAAAACATCACTAGTTGACGTCGGTCATGTGACTGTAACGTACCACGCTGCCAGTGATTTGACGTTTgtccttaataaaaaaataaattacaacaaCTTCATtgaaatttctcaaaaatttaaattaaaaataaaaaaggtttcTAAAAAATTTCCTGATATTAACGATGGGATGTAAATGATATATTGTGAGCTACTCGAGTTTGTTTCAAGAAAAGCTCAAACTTGACTCATTTATGATTGAGTCGAGCTCGAACTCGAATAGTCAAGTGAGCCGAGTTCGAACAGCTTAATACTTAAGCTCAGTTACGAACTTAATcaagtaattatatttttgtgtatatatactatttattagtttgttttatatatataattgtgtttGAACTTGAGCTCAAGTATAACAATATTTATGAATAAACTGAGTTTTTTAGCTTTTACGAGCTTAATCGAACACACTCAAGTAGCTCGATTTATGTATTGAGTCAAGCTCgagttacaaaaataaaactcaatcgAATTCAAACAAAATATCGAGCAACGAGTTTTTAACCGAGCTTCAGCTCGAGTAGTTTGTTGCTGGGCTCGAATCAATCGATTCCACCCTTAATAGACAATCATTGAATAGTTTAGTGATAAGTCATCCAAATAGCATGCGAGGAATAGAAAGTTAAATCCCTGCATAGATACTATAAATATACCATTATTATAAATTTGTGatctttaatatattatcttaAATGTACGTGATAACCTTTCATTATCCGTATATTACCCCATATCACATAATAAAACTCCACCAAATTATGAAACTACTGTAATTAATATATTACCATGTCAGGCTATCCCTTTAATAGCCCTTGTcactttgtaaaaatatatatatatatatatatatatataataataacaatccaGAAATAAAAAGCACACAACACCAACACCAAAAATGATTATCTCATGTGTACAACATCATTATTTACAATACAAGACCATTCCAAATAccaacatatttaattaataacaataataataaacatttaaataaaaaaaactaaaattgaagaaaataaaataataataataataataataataaggttatTAATTGGAATGGTTAAGCCAAGGCATGTAGTAACGGTTGCCGCACTTGCAACGCCAGGCTTCCGGGTAGTACTCGGCGGGGGTGGGCGTGCCCGGCGGCACGGTCACGTGCACGGCGAGGCAAGGGGCACAGCTGCCGCACTTAGCTGCGCAACGTGGCGGGTGTGAGCCCGGCCCACCAAGCCTTCTTCGGCCCAAACCCACTTCATTACTCCATCTCTGCATTAATAAAGAAGCCCGTACAATATAAGTTTCTCTATCGGCCCAAAGCCCATTTAAATGGCCCATATGAGCTTTAATTGGTTTTTAGAGATGAAACTTGGGTTATTATGTTATagaatatcaattttatttattttaaaacataatatccttatattatttattatttttgttataaaaattataactacaagtctaaaaaaataaaggaaatgaGGCCAAttctaatattaaattatatttaagtatatataaacTAAGGCATGTTTCATAGTGATAACAATGGCATATATAAGATTGTAAAAGGGCAAAAACAAGAATGCTTGATTCTTATATGAAAGGAATTAATATGCTAATTTCATAATTAACCAAGGTTAAACTTAATCAGcattaaaataatcaatattagTAATGATACTCATACATTTCAATTTTCCCCCAAATATGCTATTTTTTTCTGTAAGCAAGGAAGAAGTTTAGTAAATgtgttttgttaaaatttaaatggataatacTATTGTTCTTGTGAAGTTGATAGCTGTCAAAATATAACATTACTAATTTATTATCTTTCAAAAATCCTACAAACTAGTGGGCATGGTTGTTTTGTGCATCCATATCTTGAATTTTCACTTTAAATAGTAACTTTAAATAACCATCAATTCTCTGTGATGACATGACAAGCATGTGAATACCTTCACTATCTTCACTGTGGACTCTGAACCACTTGACCAAACACTTTgcaattgaaattataataatcTAAATCAAACTAAGTATGTTTTAGAAACTAATAAACTGCAAATTCAAACAATGAATCAAAGAGAAGAATAAACACAGAAAAGATAAGAGAGCACCTGAATTTGTGAACCAGTTCTCAATCTTGAAATATCTGCAAAACAATGTATATGTATCAACATATGAaacatcataaagaaagaaataagtAAATACAGTGATTGAATTTAATTACTACTACTCACCAGTTTGAACTAGAAGAGCAGAAACagaaatgaagaaaagagaaatgcAGAAAATAATTAGAGCAATCTTTTGATGAAGTGAAGCTTGTTTCCTGCTTTCACTTCTCAACTCCATCCACATGAAAGAGGAAAAGCAGGAGAAATGTAGAGCAAGTGATAGGACTTAGATCTCAagccatcttcttcttctccttcttctacttCTCAATCTAGTCCAACAACAGCCAAGATGTTAGACAAGTGTGCACAGATCATAGACACCACCCACTGGAGAAGACAAACAGTGTCATTTACTGCCTTTTAATTACTCTCTAAAGGGAGAAAAGTGGAAAACACTTGGACTGGTCCTGTCCTTTTATCTGTGTCTTTGTCTCACTATTGCTAATGGAATTCAATGGATATTTGACTGCTTTGTGTTTACTGTTGAATtcatggttatttttttatttgaaaaagttcAGTTTGGATCAATACTAGTATGCTGTTTCTGCAGGCCTTACATATTCTCTCATCTGCCATCTCTGCATGCATAGTATCTCAATGTATTAAAGATCAAAGCTAGTGTGAGAGTGAGAGAAAAGATGAGTGAATATAGAAACAAAGATAGCTACCACTTCTGTTTTCACTGCTTTTCTGCAGCCTTTTTTTCACTTGTGAGTGctctgcatgcatgcatgcatgcatccaTGCATGAATTGGTTTTAAGGTTTACTCTTTCTCTTTTATCAT from Dioscorea cayenensis subsp. rotundata cultivar TDr96_F1 chromosome 7, TDr96_F1_v2_PseudoChromosome.rev07_lg8_w22 25.fasta, whole genome shotgun sequence carries:
- the LOC120265708 gene encoding uncharacterized protein LOC120265708 — protein: MANGLRARKRVRAPCRAPDGSAYQKCERCGVSVPIVLLDMHDCGQKRAKRDSSSLGISLQPRSPFRFFMESFEKTFKTINVLKIEQEGFNQWINMSQEERSPYIIKAEEINSIYHKMLLKEGRVISKADDEADSATVGKFDPRFRDSLNYDDLDEFKSFESDDWYIGDSWSS
- the LOC120265769 gene encoding EPIDERMAL PATTERNING FACTOR-like protein 5; this translates as MWMELRSESRKQASLHQKIALIIFCISLFFISVSALLVQTDISRLRTGSQIQRWSNEVGLGRRRLGGPGSHPPRCAAKCGSCAPCLAVHVTVPPGTPTPAEYYPEAWRCKCGNRYYMPWLNHSN
- the LOC120265669 gene encoding uroporphyrinogen decarboxylase isoform X2 produces the protein MACIYSPFSISSPSISARSRIKSKQFAIRCVVGVVAEPKVANLAEPLLLHAVRGGKVDRPPVWLMRQAGRYMKSYQMICEKYPSFRERSENVDLVVEISLQPWKVFKPDGVILFSDILTPLPGMNIPFDIVKGKGPVIYSPLRTSGDVDQVREFVPEEFVPYVGEALSILRDEVKDEAAVLGFVGAPFTLASYVVEGGSSKNFTKIKQLAFSQPEVLHALLQKFANSMAKYIKYQANNGAQAVQIFDSWATELSPVDFEEFSLPYLKQIVESVRKTHPDLPLILYASGSGGLLERLAMTGVDVVSLDWTVDMAEGRKRLGLDVAVQGNVDPGVLFGSKEFITKRIHDTVAKAGNSKHILNLGHGIKVGTPEENVAHFFEVAQGIRYQM
- the LOC120265669 gene encoding uroporphyrinogen decarboxylase isoform X1, encoding MACIYSPFSISSPSISARSRIKSKQFAIRCVVGEVVAEPKVANLAEPLLLHAVRGGKVDRPPVWLMRQAGRYMKSYQMICEKYPSFRERSENVDLVVEISLQPWKVFKPDGVILFSDILTPLPGMNIPFDIVKGKGPVIYSPLRTSGDVDQVREFVPEEFVPYVGEALSILRDEVKDEAAVLGFVGAPFTLASYVVEGGSSKNFTKIKQLAFSQPEVLHALLQKFANSMAKYIKYQANNGAQAVQIFDSWATELSPVDFEEFSLPYLKQIVESVRKTHPDLPLILYASGSGGLLERLAMTGVDVVSLDWTVDMAEGRKRLGLDVAVQGNVDPGVLFGSKEFITKRIHDTVAKAGNSKHILNLGHGIKVGTPEENVAHFFEVAQGIRYQM